In a single window of the Acyrthosiphon pisum isolate AL4f chromosome X, pea_aphid_22Mar2018_4r6ur, whole genome shotgun sequence genome:
- the LOC107883100 gene encoding uncharacterized protein LOC107883100 — protein MSKTKKETVKDKKPRSSKKTTVKRLKRPVYKFNIHEILKNRQLEKKLLEQTAKHDEEMKVIDKSYQELKSLDFEDNDKLPLEPIHFNPVVSSNYNIPLKDSSDSDLTNLCMQRLQIMLIEGNELEAKIHFNHLMKANWSPVFDIVQNILCKWTADLDTQTNDPSFEYQLKDFKNIGRHNFELVINFISSSILKNNKKFCVDELLTVAKYTVTIYFNLCGQMINVLKKLFSVCIETALEKDNGSAIIVFAEELYSKHNEDNLLNMLVDLFLPLEGQILKKMYTYLTYKLFKSLLGKTDNKNTFPSSIKEWFVQDLVEMNYFEKNPKKVLSSVVQLLEHVVFVFDLYQEDEKLHTMYNFLNASIKRSGISDSMRLVNIIDQWRLRLFRFFVTAKLVNDDMINE, from the exons ATGTCAAAAACAAAGAAAGAAACCGTTAAAGATAAAAAACCGCGCTCATCTAAAAAGACTACAGTTAAACGACTTAAAAGACccgtttataaatttaatatacatgaaattttgaaaaatagacAATTGGAAAAAAAGCTTTTGGAACAAACAGCTAAACATGATGAGGAAATGAAAGTTATTGACAAATCATATCAAGAACTAAAGTCTCTTGACTTTGAAGACAATGACAAGCTTCCTCTTGAACCAATTCATTTTAATCCTGTTGTCtcatctaattataatatacccttAAAAGACAGCTCAGATTCTGATTTAACAAATTTGTGTATGCAACGTTTACAAATTATGTTAATCGAAGGAAATGAATTAGAAGCCAAAATTCATTTTAACCATTTGATGAAAGCAAATTGGTCACCAGTATTTGAT attgtccaaaatattttatgcaaatgGACTGCTGATTTGGATACTCAAACCAATGATCCATCATTTGAGTATCAacttaaagattttaaaaacattggaCGGCACAATTTTGAATTAGTAATAAATTTCATATCTTCTAGTATACTGAAAAATAACAAGAAATTTTGTGTTGATGAACTTTTAACAGTAGCCAAGTATACTGTTACAATATACTTTAACCTTTGTGGACAaatgataaatgttttaaaaaaattatttagtgtttGTATTGAAACAGCATTAGAAAAAGACAATGGTTCCGCTATTATAGTATTTGCTGAAGAATTGTATTCAAAACACAATGaagacaatttattaaatatgctgGTTGATTTATTTCTGCCTTTGGAAggacaaatattgaaaaaaatgtatacttatttaaCATACAAACTATTCAAGTCACTTTTAGGAAAGACTGACAATAAGAATACATTTCCGTCTAGCATCAAAGAATG GTTTGTACAAGATTTGGTAgaaatgaattattttgaaaaaaatccaaaGAAAGTATTGTCCAGTGTTGTTCAATTGTTAGAACATGTCGTTTTTGTATTTGACTTATACCAAGAAGATGAAAAACTGCATACCATGTATAATTTTCTGAATGCTTCGATCAAACGCAGTGGAATTTCAGATTCTATGAGACTCGTAAATATAATAGACCAGTGGAGGTTGcgattatttcgtttttttgttACAGCCAAGCTGGTAAATGATGAcatgattaatgaataa